The Sphingobacteriaceae bacterium region GGGAGGCAGCGACGGGCCCGTGGACCTGGCGGACCTGGCCGGCGGCCGGGTGGGCAGCATCCTGGAGTTGATGAGCGCCGACGGCGGCATCATCGCCGGCTACCGCCGGACCCTGCTGGACATGGCCGTAGCCCTGACCGAAGCCATCAACACCGTGCATCAGGCCGTGGCCCCCGACGACCCCACGCCCGATCCCGGCATCGAGCCCTTGTTCTCCTTCCTGGATCCGGGCAACCCGTCCTTGGCCACCTGGTCCTTCAACACCTACCTGGTGGACAACCCCGATGCCCTGGTGGCCGGGTACACCGGCGCTCCCGGCGACGGCAGCCGGGCGGCGGCCATGGCCGCCCTGCGCCACCAGCCCATGGCCCTGCTGGGCGACACCACCTTGGCCGACACCTACAACGGCATCATCGGCGACGTGGGGGTCCGCACCCAAGTGGCGGAGCGCCAGGGGCGCAATGCCCAGCTGCTCCTCATCCAGGTGCGGGACCAGCAGGCCGCCGTGGCGGGTGTTTCCCTGGATGAGGAAATGACCAACATGCTCCGCTTTGAGCACGCCTACGCCGCCGCTTCCCGCCTGGTGACGGCCTTGGATGAGATGCTGGACCTGTTGATCAACCGCACCGGCCTGGTGGGCCGTTGAGGGGAAGGGTGAGGAACCTTGCGCATTACCCATAACCTGATGGCCGACCGGGTGTTGGCCAACTTGTGGCAAACCCAGCGCAGCCTCCTCAAGTGGCATACCCAGGGCTCATCGGCCCGGCGGGTCAACGTGCCCTCCGACGACCCCGCGGGCACCATGTCCATCCTGCGCTACCGCAGCAGCCTGTCGGAGCTGGAGCGCTACGCCTCCAGCGCCGCCGAAGCCCATGAATGGATCACCGTCAGCGATGAAGCCATCATGCACCTGCAGAACAATCTTCACCGGGTGCGGGAGATCGCCGTGCTGGGCGCCAACGGCAGCCTGCCGCCCGACGCCCGCACCGCCTATACCGCCGAACTGGAGGAGATCATCCGGCACGTGGTGACCATCGCCAACAGCAGTTACGATGGGCGCTTCGTATTCGGCGGCCATGAGACCACCCAGCCGCCCTTTGTCCAGGACGCCACGGGCGTGGCCTACAACGGCGACCAGGGGGAGATCCTGCGGGAGGTGGGCCGGGGCGTCAACCTGACCATCAACGTGCCCGGCGATGAACTGTTCGGCACCGTTGCCCTTGATGCCGGCGGCAACGTGGTGGGGGGCCAGGGCGTCTTCCACCTGCTGGCCCGGCTGAAGGAGGAGATCGAAGCCGGCAACGTGGCCCAGGTCAGCGCCTTGCTGGAAGACCTGAACCAAGTGCAGGAACTGGTCAACAACTACCAGGTGAAACTGGGCGCCACGGGCCGCCGGGCCCTCCAGGTGATGGATCAGGTGCGGGACGTTCGCATAACCATGGAAACCCTCCTGTCCAATATCGAAGATGCCGACGTGGCGGAAGTCACCATGCGCCTGGCCACCGCCGAAGCCAGCTACCGCTACGCCCTGGCGGTAGGCGCGCGCATTATGCAGCCCTCTTTGGTAGAATACCTGCGATAAGCCGAGCCGCCGGCCTCCGGGCTGCGGCTCGGTATTCAGCCCCGTGATGTCGCCGGGGCTGAGTTTATGCTGCAGGCAGGGGGCTTCCCATGAAAGAGGCCGGCTCCGCTATTCGTTTCGGCACCGACGGCTGGCGGGGTGTCATCGCCGACACCGTAACCTTCGCCAACGTGGCCCGGGTGACCGAGGCCTACGGCCGTTGGCTCACCATCAACGCGAAACCCGGCGCCCGGGTGCTGGTAGGCTACGACACCCGGTTTCTGTCCGGCGCCTTCGCCCGCACGGCGGCCGCCGTCTTGACGGCCGACGGCCACCAGGCGCTCCTGACCCCCGGCCCGGCGCCCACGCCGGCCGTAAGCTGGGCTGTCCACCACGAAGGGCTGGCCGGGGCCCTGATGGTCACCGCCAGCCACAATCCCTCCATATATAACGGCATCAAAATCAAGGCATCCTACGGCGGTCCGGCCCTGCCGGAGATGACTGCCGCCGTGGAGGGCCTGCTCCTCAGCCCGGGGGCGAGGCACGCCGCGGCAGCGGGCCCGGCCTTATCGGCCCAGGAACCCCCGGGTGTCGTTATGTACGACCCGCGGCCGTCCTACTTGGCCCAGTTGGCCCGGCTGGTGGACCTGCAGGCCCTGGCCGAGGCCAAGCTGCGCATCGTGGGCGACATGATGCACGGGGCCGCCGGCGGCTATCTGGTGGATCTGTTCCGGGGCACCGGCATGGATTACACCGAAGTGCGGGGCACGCCCGACCCCTTGTTCGGGGGGGTGCATCCCGAGCCCCTGTCCCCCAACCTCCAGCCCCTGTTCGACGCCGTAAACCGGCTGGACGCCCATGTGGGCGTGGCCACCGACGGCGACGGCGACCGCATCGGCGCCGTGGATCCCGTGGCGGGCTTCGTTGACGCCCAGCAAATCTTCGCCCTGCTGCTGCAGCACTTGGTGGAAGTGCGGGGCTGGCGGGGCATGGTGGTGAAGACCTACGCCGGCACCCGGATGGTGCAGCGCCTGGCGGAGCAATACGGCCTGCCCTACCGGGAGACGCCGGTAGGCTTCAAGCACGTGTGCCGCCTGGCCCTGGAGCAGCCCGTCCTCATCGGCGGCGAGGAAAGCGGCGGCATCGGCATCATGAACCACCTGCCCGAGCGGGACGGCCTCCTTTGCGCCCTGCTGCTGCTGGAGATCATGGCAGCCCGGGGCAAATCCCTGGCCGGCCAGGTGCAGGACCTGATGGCCCAGGTGGGGCCCCACTACTACACGCGGCGGGATTTCCACCTGCCGGGGCCGGGCCCCTACAGCCTGGAGCCGCTGCTGGCGGCGCCCCCGGCCCGGATCGCCTCGTTCCCCGTGGAGGAAATTGAAACCATCGACGGTGTCAAACTGTTGCTGGGGGATCCCGGCTGGGTGCTGTTCCGCATGTCGGGCACCGAGCCCTTGCTGCGGGTTTACGCCGAGATGGAGTCGGAAGACGCCTTGCAGGCCGTCCTGTCGGCGGCCGGCCGGCTGGCGGAAGAATTGATTGCCCGATAACCCGGCAGGACCCTGAAGGGTAGTAGCCGAAATCTACCATCTTAACCACAAGCCCTAAAGCAGTAGAAAGAGGTGCGCCCCCTTGAACATCATCGTCAGCGGGAAGAACGTTGAAGTTACCGATGCCCTGAGAGACTACGTGGAGCGGAAGGTAGGCCGGATCGAGCGGTACTTTCCCAACCCCTTGACGGCCCAGGTCACCCTGTCGACCCAAAGGGAGCGGCACATCGTGGAAGTGACGGTGCCGGTGCCGGCGGACTCCCTCCTGCTGCGGGCCGAGGAAGACAGCGGCGACATGTACGCTTCGGTGGATGCCGCGGTGGAAAAACTGGAGCGGCAGATCCGCAAGTACAAGACCCGCATCAACCGGCGGGCCAGGCGGTTGAATGCCCGCCAGCTGCCCCTGGTGGGCCCGGATGGGGAGGAAGAGGGCGATGAAGAGCCCAGGGTGGTGAAGACGAAGCGCTTTTCCGTCAAGCCCATGG contains the following coding sequences:
- the flgL gene encoding flagellar hook-associated protein FlgL, which codes for MRITHNLMADRVLANLWQTQRSLLKWHTQGSSARRVNVPSDDPAGTMSILRYRSSLSELERYASSAAEAHEWITVSDEAIMHLQNNLHRVREIAVLGANGSLPPDARTAYTAELEEIIRHVVTIANSSYDGRFVFGGHETTQPPFVQDATGVAYNGDQGEILREVGRGVNLTINVPGDELFGTVALDAGGNVVGGQGVFHLLARLKEEIEAGNVAQVSALLEDLNQVQELVNNYQVKLGATGRRALQVMDQVRDVRITMETLLSNIEDADVAEVTMRLATAEASYRYALAVGARIMQPSLVEYLR
- a CDS encoding phosphoglucomutase/phosphomannomutase family protein, which encodes MKEAGSAIRFGTDGWRGVIADTVTFANVARVTEAYGRWLTINAKPGARVLVGYDTRFLSGAFARTAAAVLTADGHQALLTPGPAPTPAVSWAVHHEGLAGALMVTASHNPSIYNGIKIKASYGGPALPEMTAAVEGLLLSPGARHAAAAGPALSAQEPPGVVMYDPRPSYLAQLARLVDLQALAEAKLRIVGDMMHGAAGGYLVDLFRGTGMDYTEVRGTPDPLFGGVHPEPLSPNLQPLFDAVNRLDAHVGVATDGDGDRIGAVDPVAGFVDAQQIFALLLQHLVEVRGWRGMVVKTYAGTRMVQRLAEQYGLPYRETPVGFKHVCRLALEQPVLIGGEESGGIGIMNHLPERDGLLCALLLLEIMAARGKSLAGQVQDLMAQVGPHYYTRRDFHLPGPGPYSLEPLLAAPPARIASFPVEEIETIDGVKLLLGDPGWVLFRMSGTEPLLRVYAEMESEDALQAVLSAAGRLAEELIAR
- the raiA gene encoding ribosome-associated translation inhibitor RaiA, which produces MNIIVSGKNVEVTDALRDYVERKVGRIERYFPNPLTAQVTLSTQRERHIVEVTVPVPADSLLLRAEEDSGDMYASVDAAVEKLERQIRKYKTRINRRARRLNARQLPLVGPDGEEEGDEEPRVVKTKRFSVKPMDTEEAILQMNLLGHDFFVFRDAATHQIHVVYRRKDGHYGLIEPLS